In one Nicotiana tomentosiformis chromosome 6, ASM39032v3, whole genome shotgun sequence genomic region, the following are encoded:
- the LOC138894347 gene encoding protein NRT1/ PTR FAMILY 2.3-like, which yields MTKSLLQITGKEDNKATLDSLRPKPCEVGSTSCSPTPKVQYVVLYAAIILATLGSGGSRSTLSTLGANQFNKPKDQGIFFNWFLFFVYGSSVLASTAVVYVEDNVSWKIGFFICVGASVLGLVIFLMGRRFYAYSKPEGSSFTSLARVVVASIRKRKEPLQSSGDDFYHGHSVAPKAIVVPPSKTLR from the exons ATGACTAAAAGTTTACTGCAAATTACTGGGAAGGAAGATAATAAAG CAACACTTGATTCTTTGAGGCCTAAACCATGTGAAGTTGGCTCAACATCGTGCAGTCCTACACCAAAAGTTCAGTACGTAGTACTCTATGCAGCCATAATTCTGGCAACTCTGGGGAGTGGTGGTTCCCGATCAACCCTTTCAACATTGGGAGCCAATCAATTTAATAAGCCAAAAGATCAAGGGATTTTCTTCAACTGGTTCCTTTTCTTCGTATATGGTTCTTCTGTATTAGCATCCACAGCTGTTGTCTATGTTGAAGATAATGTGAGCTGGAAAATTGGATTTTTCATTTGTGTAGGAGCTAGTGTTCTTGGTTTAGTCATTTTCCTAATGGGACGCAGATTTTACGCCTATTCTAAGCCAGAAGGTAGTTCATTCACCAGTTTGGCACGTGTTGTGGTTGCAAGTATTAGGAAAAGAAAGGAACCACTCCAATCGAGTGGTGATGATTTCTACCATGGACATAGTGTTGCACCCAAAGCAATAGTTGTTCCACCTTCAAAAACCTTGAGGTAA
- the LOC138894348 gene encoding uncharacterized protein, producing the protein MSLMGNKGHLTCWIACRLSPKVKELPSQRGDDLAFLFLLVSFGASSRGFLRHRDDLKQLEAEVRELTEKRDAFKLLSEQLEGEVKNLCTELEVARKDHADLVEQVKVFDVSDDEFDSVTDGQNLQVQQKLDRINQLLTEMDVVKAETDEWRGKMDRLSSEKEVVRAQLTSAEIQLRAAKERAEIQRQRVEELQSRLGSTVLDRDNLAKELKTAKSKVVVVKAEADEMVAQYKADAEAAQDQSKNIVEHMKW; encoded by the exons ATGAGTCTGATGGGGAATAAGGGGCATTTGACATGTTGGATAGCATGCCGCCTCAGCCCGAAGGTCAAGGAGCTTCCGAGCCAGAGGGGGG ATGACTTAGCGTTTCTTTTTTTGCTTGTAAGCttcggtgcttcatcacgaggttTTTTGAGGCACCGAGATGACCTGAAACAACTTGAAGCTGAAGTTCGAGAGCTTACTGAGAAGAGAGACGCCTTTAAACTTCTTAGTGAGCAGCTCGAAGGGGAGGTTAAGAACCTTTGTACCGAGCTGGAGGTTGCTCGGAAGGATCATGCTGacttggtcgagcaggtaaaagttttcgatgtaagtgatgatgaattTGATTCGGTGACTGATGGTCAAAATCTGCAGGTCCAGCAAAAACTCGATCGGATTAATCAACTTCTAACTGAGATGGATGTAGTCAAGGCTGAGACCGATGAATGGAGAGGCAAGATGGATCGTCTGTCCTCGGAAAAAGAGGTTGTTCGGGCACAACTAACTTCAGCCGAAATCCAACTAAGAGCGGCAAAGGAAAGGGCCGAGATTCAGAGACAAAGGGTCGAGGAGCTTCAATCTCGGCTAGGTTCGACCGTCTTAGATCGAGATAATCTGGCCAAGGAGCTTAAAACGGCCAAGTCGAAAGTCGTCGTGGTCAAGGCCGAAGCTGATgaaatggtggcccagtacaaggcTGATGCCGAAGCGGCTCAAGACCAATCGAAAAATATAGTCGAGCATATGAAGTGGTAA